In Eschrichtius robustus isolate mEscRob2 chromosome 2, mEscRob2.pri, whole genome shotgun sequence, a single window of DNA contains:
- the AFAP1L1 gene encoding actin filament-associated protein 1-like 1 isoform X2, whose product MAVASILQSLQPLPAKEVSYLYVNTADLHAGPSFVESLFEEFDCDLSGLRDMTEDDGESCKEATPEPAKSPSLRHAADLPPPLPKRPPPEDYYEEALPLGPGKSPEYISSHNDCSPAHSIVDSYYEDADSSYPATRMNGELKNSYNDSDAMSSSYESYDEEEEEGKGPQPTHQWPSEEASMHLVRDCRICAFLLRKKRFGQWAKQLTVIKEDQLLCYKSSKDRQPHLRLALDVCNVIYVPKDSRHKRHELRFSQGATEVLVLALQSREQAEEWLKVIREVSKSVGGAEGADVPRSPVLLCKVDLDKGAVCVPPQRLSQEKQTSDSDSMGLGDNCSTLGREHGKGKKSSLSELKGSMSRAAGRKITRIISFSKKKALADDLQTSSTEEEVPCCGYLNVLVNHGWKERWCRLKCNTLYFHKDRTDLRTHVNAVALHGCEVAPSFGPRHPFAFRILRNRQEVAILEASCSEDMGRWLGLLLVEMGSKVTPEALHYDYVDVETLTSIVSAGRNSFLYARSCQDQWPEPRVYDDVPYEKIQDEEPERPSGAQIKRHASTCSEKSHRADPQVKVKRHASSAHQYKYGKNRAEEDARRYLVEKEKLEKEKETIRTELMALRQEKRELKEAIRNSPGAKLKALEEALATLEAQCRAKEEGRIDLELRLVAVKERLQQSLAGGPALGLSVNSKNKSGETANKPQNNAPEQPLPVNCVSELRKRSPSIVTSNQGRVLQKAKEWEMKKT is encoded by the exons GGAGTCCTGCAAAGAAGCCACCCCTGAGCCAGCCAAGAGCCCATCTCTGAGACAC GCAGCCGACTTGCCTCCACCGCTCCCCAAAAGGCCTCCACCTGAGGACTACTATGAGGAGGCCCttcccctggggcctggcaagTCCCCCGAGTATATCAGCTCCCACA ACGACTGCAGCCCAGCCCACTCGATTGTGGACAGCTACTACGAGGATGCAGACAGCAGCTACCCCGCGACCAGGATGAATGGGGAGCTGAAGAACTCTT ACAATGACTCTGACGCCATGAGCAGCTCCTACGAGTCctatgatgaggaggaggaggaagggaaagggccgCAGCCCACACACCAGTGGCCTTCAGAGGAGGCCTCCATGCACCTGGTGAGGGACTGCAGGATATGTGCCTTCCTGCTGCGGAAAAAGCGCTTCGGGCAGTGGGCCAAGCAGCTGACCGTCATCAAGGAGGACCAGCTCCTG TGTTACAAAAGCTCCAAGGACCGGCAGCCACATCTGAGGCTAGCGCTGGATGTCTGCAACGTCATCTACGTGCCCAAGGACAGCCGGCACAAGAGGCACGAGCTGCGCTTCTCCCAGGGGGCTACCGAAGTCCTGGTGCTGGCACTGCAGAGCCGGGAGCAGGCCGAGGAGTGGCTGAAG GTCATCCGAGAGGTCAGCAAGTCCGTTGGGGGTGCTGAGGGGGCAGATGTGCCCAGATCCCCAGTCCTCCTGTGCAAGGTGGACCTGGACAAG GGGGCTGTCTGTGTCCCTCCCCAGAGGCTGTCCCAAGAGAAGCAGACCTCGGATTCCGACAGCATGGGCCTGGGCGACAACTGTTCCACCCTTGGCCGCGAACACG GCAAAGGGAAGAAGAGCAGCCTGTCAGAGCTGAAGGGTTCAATGAGCAGGGCTGCGGGCCGCAAGATCACCCGTATCATCAGTTTCTCTAAGAAGAAGGCACTGGCCGATGACCTGCAGACATCCTCTACCGAGGAGGAGGTTCCATGCTGTG GTTATCTGAATGTGCTGGTGAACCATGGCTGGAAGGAACGCTGGTGCCGCCTAAAGTGCAACACCTTGTATTTCCATAAGGACCGCACGGACCTGCGGACCCACGTGAATGCTGTCGCCCTCCACGGTTGTGAGGTGGCCCCAAGCTTTGGGCCCAGACACCCATTTGCCTTCAGGATCCTGCGCAACCGGCAGGAGGTCGCCATCTTGGAG GCAAGCTGCTCTGAGGACATGGGCCGCTGGCTCGGGCTGCTGCTGGTGGAGATGGGCTCCAAAGTCACTCCCGAAGCGCTGCATTATGACTACGTGGACGTGGAGACCTTAACCAGCATCGTCAGTGCGGGGCGCAACTCCTTCCT ATATGCAAGATCCTGCCAGGATCAGTGGCCTGAGCCCCGAGTCTATGATGATGTTCCTTATGAAAAGATTCAG GACGAGGAGCCTGAGCGTCCCTCTGGAGCCCAGATCAAGCGCCATGCCTCCACCTGCAGTGAGAAGTCCCATCGGGCAGACCCACAGGTCAAAGTCAAGCGCCATGCCTCCA GTGCCCATCAATATAAGTACGGTAAGAACCGAGCTGAGGAGGATGCCAGGAGGTACctggtagaaaaagaaaagctggagaaagagaaagagacaatcCGGACAGAGCTGATGGCACTGCGGCAGGAAAAGAGGGAACTAAAGGAAGCCATTCGGAACAGCCCAG GGGCAAAGTTAAAAGCTCTGGAAGAGGCCTTGGCCACCCTGGAAGCTCAGTGTAGGGCGAAGGAAGAGGGCCGTATCGACCTGGAGCTGCGGCTGGTGGCTGTGAAGGAGCGCTTGCAGCAGTCCCTGGCAGGGGGCCCAGCCCTGGGGCTCTCCGTGAACAGCAAGAACAAGAGCGGG GAAACTGCAAATAAACCCCAGAACAATGCCCCAGAGCAACCTCTCCCTGTCAATTGTGTTTCTGAGCTGCGGAAGAGGAGCCCATCCATCGTAACCTCCAACCAAGGAAGAGTGCTACAAAAAGCCAAG GAATGGGAAATGAAGAAGACCTAG